The genomic DNA CCGCCCCCTACCTGGGTCGACCTCCGCCCGAGGCGACGTCTGACGTGAGGGCCGTGCAGGGAGCGGTGGAGGGGCGCGGCCACCTGTCCGATGGACAACGCTTCTGTCAAGGGTCTTGCTACGGCAAAAGCCCTGTTGTTTAGGGCAGATACCCTCCTTGAGGTGCCCGGGGGCGTTCTGCTATAGCTGTAAGGGGACTCTACTCGTGCTGAAGCTCATCATCGAAGACGACGAAGGGCGAAAGACCGTCGTTCCCTTCATGCGCGACGAGATCACGATCGGTCGTCAGGAGGGGAACACCATCCGCCTGACTGAACGCAACGTGTCTCGGCGCCACGCCCGCCTCTTGCGCCAGAACGGGCACGTGCTGGTGGAGGATCTGGGCAGCTACAACGGCGTGCGCATCAATGGAGAGCGCATCCAGGGGCCTGCCCAGGTCGGAGACGGCGATCTCATCCAGATTGGCGACTACGATCTGGCCCTCCAGCAGGAGGCCGCCGTCCAACCGCCCATCGCGCCCACCATCCGGGTGCCGAGCGCCGCGCTCCAGGCGGCCCTCGAGGAAAACGAGCGCACGGCCGAGGACGACGCCGAGGATACCCCCGCTCCTCATGACGAGGAGACCACCTCGCCCCAGTCCGCCGACCAGCGCCGCCACGCCACCGCCGTGATCCGGTTGGATCAGGTGGAGGCCAACCGGCCGCGCCGGGCCGAGCCGGTGCCCGCGGAAGAGGCACCCCATCTGGTGGTGGTGAGCCCCGAGTTCAAGGGCCAGGAGTTCGCCTGCATCAGCACCGAGATGCGGGTGGGCCGTACCGAGGACAACGACATCGCGATCGATCACCGCTCGCTGTCGCGGCTACACGCGAAGATCGTCCGCGAGGACTCGGGTGAGTGGCGCGTGCTCGACATGCAGTCCGCCAATGGCCTGAGCGTCAACGGCGAGAGCTACGCCCAGGCGCCCCTGACCCACGGAGATCTGCTCGAGCTGGGCCACGTGAAGCTGCGCTTCATCGGTCCCGGCAAGAGCGCCGATGGCATCCTGCACGACGGGAGCGCCAAGGGCTCGCGCAAGGGCCTCATGCTGGGCCTGGTGGGCGTCGTGGTGCTCGGTGGGCTCGCGGGAGCCGCCTGGTTCGCCCTCGGACCCAAGGACCCGGCCACCTCGCCGCCCGTCGCCACGGGCACGCCGCCGTCGGCCCCGTCCGCCAAGGAGCCTCCCACCCAGGCCACCGCCCCCAACACGCCGCCCACCCCGACCGCGCCCACGCTCGAGGACAAGCTCCAGAGCGCCCAGAAGGCCATGGACGAGCTGGACTTCGACACGGCGGTGACCACGCTCGAGGCGCTCGGCACCGAGGGCAAGCGCCCCGAGGGCGTGCAGGTGCTGCTCGATCAGGCCCGCGGCGAGAAGTCGGCGCGCAAGAGCCTGGATCAAGCCCAGAAGGATTTCGCCGCCGGCAAGTACCCGGAGGCCCAGAAGGCCCTGGCCGCCTCCGAGGCCACGCTCGCATTCGCCACCGAGCACACCGCCCTCAAGCAGAAGGTGGAGGCCGCGCTCAAGCCCGCCGAAAAGCCCGGCACCACCAAGCCCGTGGCCGGCTCCGTCAAGCAGAGCCCCGCCGAGCAGGCCAAGGAGCATTACGACGAAGGGATGAAGCTGCTCTCCAAGAAGC from Melittangium boletus DSM 14713 includes the following:
- a CDS encoding FHA domain-containing protein gives rise to the protein MLKLIIEDDEGRKTVVPFMRDEITIGRQEGNTIRLTERNVSRRHARLLRQNGHVLVEDLGSYNGVRINGERIQGPAQVGDGDLIQIGDYDLALQQEAAVQPPIAPTIRVPSAALQAALEENERTAEDDAEDTPAPHDEETTSPQSADQRRHATAVIRLDQVEANRPRRAEPVPAEEAPHLVVVSPEFKGQEFACISTEMRVGRTEDNDIAIDHRSLSRLHAKIVREDSGEWRVLDMQSANGLSVNGESYAQAPLTHGDLLELGHVKLRFIGPGKSADGILHDGSAKGSRKGLMLGLVGVVVLGGLAGAAWFALGPKDPATSPPVATGTPPSAPSAKEPPTQATAPNTPPTPTAPTLEDKLQSAQKAMDELDFDTAVTTLEALGTEGKRPEGVQVLLDQARGEKSARKSLDQAQKDFAAGKYPEAQKALAASEATLAFATEHTALKQKVEAALKPAEKPGTTKPVAGSVKQSPAEQAKEHYDEGMKLLSKKQNREAEQLFKKCLEVDPTYAYCHMMWGAAVARLGRVDEGAQHYREFLKLAPNDNRAPQVRKLVEDYEKTQTQGDGK